cacacaccccctctccctctctcccacacacacacgcacacacacacacacacccacacaccaccagCAGCACCTACCACAACACCTAAACACACACCAAGTGTCAAAAAAAGGCAGAGAGGAATTTATACCTCAAATAAACACACAGACGGGACACATCACAACTAAGAAATAGACGGATCACCATGAAAACtaagagacagaaaaacagatgGTTGAATGAAGGGGAGGGGACTCACCTGCTGGGACATTCTGAAGAGGAGGTTGCTCTGGTCAGTGCTCTGTTGCTGCCATGTCCCCATGAAGCCAGGCTCAGCACTGGGAGGTCTGGTGCTGAACTGCATGGAGGACCTCCCCTCTGCTCCCTTAGCGCTGCGGCTAACTATGCTAACACCTACGGCACCACTGGAGCCaccgctactgctactgctggagACGGCTGTGGGGCTAGCGCTGTTGTTGTGGTGCTGGTTGGAGGTGATGCtgctggtagaggtggtagtCGGGGTGTTGGCGGTGCCGCTCAGGGTGGACTCTGGTGCCCTCTCGCTTTCCGGGTCTCTGGGCGCCTGGCTGCTTTTCTCCTCGCTGCTGCCTCTCACATCCAACCCTGCCTCCTCGGactagagaaagagggaggggggagagagaggagggaggaggggaggataggaGGGGATAAAAAAAAGTCAGTGAAGGTGGGTTTGGGATTTTGGGGGTTGGGCtgtcgtttttttccccctcttcttTTTGAACAGAGGGAGCTTCtagaggagagggagtgtgagagggTTTCTCTTGGCGGCCGGTCGCTGAGGAGTGTGTGCAGAGTTAATTCTGGAGGAGAGAGCGGTGCATTTCCTCAGGGTCTTCtagtgggagaggaagagagggcagGATGAGCAGAATGCTGAAggtaaggagggaggaggagaggtggagacgaGGGTGGGGGTGAaagtgagggaggagggagagaagaaaggagggatagaggagatgATGTGGAAGGAGGGGTCTCTCTTTTTTTGTCAGCGGCCCTCttgcctttaaccatctgtcagTCATTTGTATGGGCTgtcctcagaacacacacacacacacacacacacacacacacacacacacacacacacacacacacacacacacacacacacacacacacacacacacacacacacacacaccataaataCTGCACATTCAACCAGAAATCACTTGCAAAACAAAGTCACCCATGCATAACCTGGAAACTCTTACCCGCTCATTCTCAAGCcgggaacacacacactcaaactcacttatatacatacacacacaaagtaggttatctgtaaaaaataaaacagaatttGTAAAAAATGGAATAAAATAAATGTCACTCTTGGCAACAAAAAACCTTCTTACTATAATCTAATCTAAAGTAAAAATATGCACATGCAGAAATAACCAGAAATAACAAATGACAACACAATTACACTCAAATAGAATGCAGAATGAAATCAATTAAATGCACCCAGCTTCCAAAATCAACaagaaccaaaataacaaaacatttgcaaaatattGCAAACATGATACAAAATTGTTCCATGCATCTCTGTATAAAAACATTCAACCTAACCATAAAAATAATACATTAACTTCTCTTACCATCAAATCTCTCTATCCCAACGTAGACATTAGGTGTTAAAGTGTGACAGCAGCAATCCACCCCTCCctgcctgcttctctctcttcctctttcttcttctctctccctctctctctttgctagTGCTGCCTGTCccttctccctccgtctctctgtaACTCCTCCGCGCTCCACAGCAGCAGCTGTGTGTCTGGATGCCTGagagtgtgtgagcgtgtgtgtgtttgcatgtgagaGGAGCGAGTGTGTGAGGACCAGCGCAGGCTCAACTGAGTCAACTGCGCCGCTCCTTTTGGAGACGCTCAATGACATCGCGCTTacgctcccacacacacacacacacacactcctcccctcGCTACTGAGGGGAGCTGGGGAGCGAGCTTCGCTGGAGAAGCCGTTTGCGCTGCGAGCGGCCAGCGCATCTCAGAGCATCCAGTCCTCCTTTGGGACCTCCACCGCTCAccgcaacacacacacgcatgcacacacacacacctgcacactcCTTATGCTGTCTAATACAACACATTTAGCTCTTAATATTTTTGGGTAAAAGCTAGTTTTTTTGTTAGTTATACATAAGCCAAATAGTCTGCTTTATCAATTTTTTCATACATAACACTCACAGTATTCTTTctgataaaaaaatacataaattgtGATCTAGAGTTATTTGGTGATATGAGAACACAAAAATGCGCAGACGACACGGCATCACTGGAGCCTTTGTCTGTTTTATCCCAATCTCTATAAGACTAATAGAACTAAGgaggcagccacacacacacacacacacacacacacacacacacacacacacacagggaaacccCGTGTGGATGCTTTCAGATTTTAATTAAGGAAAAAAATGAGGAAGAGGCTCCATTTGAGCCAAATTGGTCCCCACAGCAGCACAGCCCCACAAAGGTATGGGAATacaaagagagcaggagagagagagagagagagagagagagagagagagactggaagagagagctatagagagacagagagagagagagaggagagagagactgaaagagagagagagcgagagaaagagagactggaagagagagagaactatagagagacagagagagagaggagagagagagaaagagactgaaagagagagagcgctatagagagagagagagagagagactgaaagagagagagcgctatagagagacagagagagagagcgctatagagagagagcgacagagatttagagagagagaggagagagagcactatagagacagacggagagagacagagagagagagagagctctataaagagacagcgagagagagaaaacagaaaaaaataaagagaatGCTCTC
This genomic stretch from Salmo trutta unplaced genomic scaffold, fSalTru1.1, whole genome shotgun sequence harbors:
- the LOC115184923 gene encoding cell wall integrity and stress response component 1 (The sequence of the model RefSeq protein was modified relative to this genomic sequence to represent the inferred CDS: added 3 bases not found in genome assembly) — its product is MSEEAGLDVRGSSEEKSSQAPRDPESERAPESTLSGTANTPTTTSTSSITSNQHHNNSASPTAVSSSSSSGGSSGAVGVSIVSRSAKGAEGRSSMQFSTRPPSAEPGFMGTWQQQSTDQSNLLFRMSQQAGAVTRLPLKCDRSTMGRDLTDEVQSLL